In the Rhizophagus irregularis chromosome 10, complete sequence genome, one interval contains:
- a CDS encoding Ubiquitin-conjugating enzyme E2 1, which produces MNNNINKSLKRINVELNNFERDSVSSSINAGPLGDDPFHWIATISGPSDSPYSGGIFFLDVRFPQNYPFKPPKINFTTRVYHPNIDSNGNIGIDHLIHQWSPAMTISKLLLSISSLLANPNPVLEFTFEPEIAQMYKTDRSRYEATAREWTRQHAM; this is translated from the exons atgaataataatattaataaatcgcTTAAAAGAATTAACGTA GAATTGAACAATTTTGAACGTGACTCAGTATCATCATCTATCAATGCTGGACCTCTTGGAGATGATCCATTTCATTGGATAGCGACAATTTCGGGTCCA tCTGACTCTCCATATTCAGGtggaatattttttcttgatgTTCGTTTCCCTCAAAATTATCCATTTAAACCACcaaag ATAAATTTCACTACAAGAGTTTATCATCCGAATATCGATAGTAATGGAAATATAGGCATAGATCACTTGATTCATCAATGGTCTCCAGCAATGACCATTtcaaaat TGTTATTATCAATAAGTTCATTATTGGCAAATCCAAATCCAg tattagaaTTTACATTTGAACCTGAAATTGCTCAAATGTATAAGACTGATCGCTCTCGTTATGAAGCTACAGCTCGTGAGTGGACACGGCAACATGCTA tgtga